In Meiothermus ruber DSM 1279, the following proteins share a genomic window:
- a CDS encoding c-type cytochrome, with translation MRRKRFYVALLALALSALVLAQGRYQIGTPLSEQEVQEWNIRPSILANGVGLPPGQGTVDEGAQVYATHCASCHGATGEGGAFTRLVSEPFPITKEVDSVDFAIGNYWQYATTLFDYTRRAMPFATPGILSNDEVYAVVAYILYQNGIIDGSEPMNAQTLPKVQMPARALLELDPNTQKRFPWIRLP, from the coding sequence ATGCGGCGCAAGCGGTTCTATGTGGCCCTTCTGGCCCTGGCCCTCTCGGCCCTTGTGCTGGCCCAGGGGCGTTACCAAATTGGCACCCCGCTGAGCGAGCAGGAGGTGCAGGAGTGGAACATCCGGCCCTCCATCCTGGCCAATGGGGTGGGTCTGCCCCCCGGCCAGGGCACGGTAGATGAGGGGGCCCAGGTCTATGCCACCCACTGTGCGAGCTGCCACGGGGCCACCGGCGAGGGGGGGGCCTTTACCCGGCTGGTCTCCGAGCCCTTCCCCATCACCAAAGAGGTGGACTCGGTGGACTTTGCCATCGGCAACTACTGGCAGTACGCCACCACCCTCTTCGACTACACCCGCCGGGCCATGCCCTTTGCCACGCCGGGTATCCTCAGCAACGACGAGGTGTACGCGGTGGTGGCCTATATCCTTTATCAAAACGGGATCATTGACGGCAGCGAGCCCATGAACGCCCAGACCTTACCCAAAGTACAGATGCCCGCCCGCGCCCTGTTGGAGCTCGACCCCAACACCCAGAAGCGCTTCCCCTGGATCAGGCTCCCCTAG
- a CDS encoding Rieske 2Fe-2S domain-containing protein: protein MDRRDFLDLLAKGTSLGLLLKLAPLGMLEFVRAQSSATSFQKALLVDKAGNPFKLSTLKPHEPFVFAYPFAATPNILVNVDAELSPVEVKMPDGKNYRWPGGVGKGRNIVAYTSICPHAYSYAAPNLGAMGYYKPEGNRGPRMVCCAHLSSFDVTRGGEVRGGPAPHALAAVALEYDAAKDEAYAVGFLGNPQFDEFFRAQNQALRNLFRTTARAREEVSKATVIPYAEHTKVPTTCPVLG, encoded by the coding sequence ATGGATCGACGCGATTTTCTCGACCTACTCGCCAAAGGCACCTCGCTGGGCCTGCTGCTCAAGCTTGCGCCCTTGGGGATGCTCGAGTTCGTGCGGGCCCAGTCCAGCGCCACCAGCTTCCAAAAAGCGCTCCTGGTGGACAAGGCTGGCAACCCCTTCAAGCTGAGCACCCTCAAGCCCCACGAGCCCTTTGTTTTTGCCTACCCCTTTGCCGCCACCCCCAATATCCTGGTTAATGTGGACGCCGAGCTCTCCCCGGTGGAGGTGAAGATGCCGGACGGCAAGAACTACCGCTGGCCCGGTGGGGTGGGCAAGGGCAGGAACATCGTGGCCTATACCAGCATCTGCCCCCACGCCTACAGCTACGCCGCCCCCAACCTGGGGGCCATGGGCTACTACAAGCCCGAAGGGAACCGCGGCCCCCGGATGGTCTGCTGCGCCCACCTTTCGTCGTTCGACGTGACCCGGGGCGGTGAGGTCAGAGGGGGGCCGGCCCCCCACGCCCTGGCCGCGGTGGCGCTCGAGTACGACGCCGCCAAGGACGAAGCCTACGCCGTGGGCTTTTTAGGCAACCCCCAGTTCGACGAGTTCTTCCGGGCCCAGAACCAGGCCCTGCGCAACCTGTTCCGCACCACCGCCCGGGCCCGTGAAGAGGTGAGCAAAGCCACCGTCATCCCCTACGCCGAGCACACCAAAGTGCCCACCACCTGCCCGGTTTTAGGGTAG